The stretch of DNA gttttacttttatatatacatacacaaagtCTACAGTTTCAAACATATTccatgtgggtttttttttattatttttactgttcACTAATAATCAAACATAATGCATTGCAATTATGTATATACCCTACTGTGCAAACGTATATAGcatagaataaacactaataatatctctcctacagaaagtgggggtgattctccatcactgtgttcatcattaggaCATCTTCGTCATCTCCTCACGGAGTCTAGTGTTACAGTAAATCAGTGCAGAATGATGGTGAACCGCTACTGTGGGAGGGGACACAGTTCTGTTCTGCATGGTGAGTAAttaaatatatagaatatataatcCTGCGTCATTCTGCAGTCGGCGTCGTGCCCATTTCTGCTCTGGGGCTGAGCTGGATTCGCTGAGTCTGTCAGGAGTTTAGATGAGATGTCCACTCTCTCACCCTGCGGCAAAGACACACGTCCCAAAGCCTCGTCTGTTTAGTCCAGTGCACAGCCGTCTCAATCACGATATCACAATCATCTGAATGAATATTTTGTAATGTATtacaatgtaatatataatttgtttaatttaacatctatagaaaaaaattaataatatacCCTCTACATCTTTCTCCATATtagttaaattcagtaaattattattattattagtagtagtagtaagtgtGTATTAAAGTATGCAGAAGAGTTATCAAGTACTGAATTAATGAGCTATaaactttaaagcagcattttgcaGAGAATTGGTAGAGCtcagctccccctacaggtggagtTTGTAATTTACTTTTACTGCACTGCTCTACTCAAAGTCATGATTAGTactcatgcatttctggacagtgtgagagctgcagaagcttgatctgaaggtggagcagcatgtgggtgggggcggtagagtaacactacaggattttacactaatatgactctatgggttctgcagcgttacacagcagttctggagagaggttctcctcctacagctccaccaccaaacctccatagtgcagtagcagcagcagcgctccggcccggagtgggaatgacggagacgccctgttagttctccctgttccagtcagtggagcatcagcatgatgctgaagctgctggtttaaggtggaattgttgCTTTTTGagttttcatttgttttgtagAAATTTGCAGCAAAATGTCTAAAAAACCTTCatcattttataaataataataataataaatattattattataattattattattataaataccCCATTTGCAATCAAGTGAAGGTGCTGGGACAAAGGAAGAGGATTCCACTCACAAAGGAGCCAATTTATAAAGTGACCCACCAAGACTTttcactgtaaaactgtatgacaccatatggacaaaagtattgggacacctgctcattgttcattctttcttctgaaatcaagggtattaaaagagctggagtaactgtctctactgtccagagaagactttctactagatttgatggaggaacactgctgtgaggatttgattgcattctgtgacaATCTTATACTTCCTTTACGTATGAAAATGAATATGGTAATTTCAAACATTGTAACggtcactgcccacatacttctatgtGTCCTTCATATTGGCATGGGTGttgctttctactggattttggaggagcattactgtgaggatttgattgcattctgctacaagagcgttagtgaggtcaggatgttggacgatgatcaccaccccacctcatcatccttaactccccacctcatcccatccaaaagtactggatggagctccaccaccatcattccagagaacacagttcttccactgctccacagctcctcaatgctggggggctttatacccctctagcccacgcctggcattattaggcagcatggtgtcaatagcttcatgatggcagtacttcttctctacagagactagacaggttgtgtgtgtgtatttgcacatgtgtcagcaatgggtgcagcttaaagtagctgaatgcattaattagaagaggtgtccacaaacatttggacatggtgtatTTGAGGCTGGTGTTGGCTGTGTATTATTTACTCATCATGCAACAAAACAGAGCAGACTTTATAGTGGTTgatcatttcattcattttgtgCAAAAAGATTGAAAATCACGTCACACAAAATCTCATCAGTCACagaatcaaataaaaaagaatttcTGATCATGTCAGTTCACCTCCTCGTTCATCATCACGAGGCGTCTGTGCCGTGTAATCAAGTTCGGACACTTCACTGGTTCGAAGTCAGTCAGAACCCCCTGGCCATTTAGACACGGGTCAGGCTGGGAGCTGCTGGGTCTCCTCGTAGCTCAGGGTGCTGGTGTGAAAGCGTCGTAGCTGAAGCCCTCATGGGGGGAAGATGACCAGTGTCTGCCCGCATCCAGACTAATGGGGCAGGGTGGTGATCCGCATACTCTGACTTGCAATGGGATAGGACACCATCGGCGTCGTGGCGTGACTCATCGTGATGCCCGGCATGGGCTGTGCCATGGACACGGCAACCGGCGCCACGGAAACCGCCACAGGCGCCATGGAAACAGGCGGGGCCATGCCCTGTGCGATAGTCTGAGCGAGCGCAGCAGAGAGCGGGGCGATCTCTGGGTTAAGGTGGGGGGGTGGTGCAGTCGGGGGTGCAGCGTTTGATGGGGGGGCCGTAGGGGCTCCAGTCGGCGCGACCAGGTCCTGCTGGGTAACGGGGCGAGGCTGGAGGCCGGCGCTGCTCAGGGTGGTGTGTGTCTGGGCAATGCCATGGTTGTAGGAGCTCACAGAGCCAACAGGGGGTGCCAGATTCTGCTCggctggggtgggggtggatgAGAGGGTCATGACTTTAGCCTGGCTGCGGAACTGAGCGTTCTGCTCCAGCAGGACTTCATTGGTGGCGATGAGGTTGGAGACctgaagagtggagagaaaatataaaatatatatggacaaaagtattgggacacctgctcattcactgtttcttctaaaatcaagaggattaaaaagagctgatcctgcttctgttggagtaactgtctctactgtccagagaagaagactttctactagattctggaggagcattgctgtgagggtttgattgcattcagcaacaagagcattagtgaggtcaggatgttggatgatgatggattatgatcaccaccccacctcatcatccccaacccatcccaaaagtactggatggagctcctccaccatcattccagagaacacagctcttcaatgctggggggctttatacccctctagcccacgcctggcattattaggcagcatggtgccaataggttcatatttatttcTTGATAAACAAATGGATCAATATAAAAGCTCCAAAAAGACTTGAGATAAattgtttattataattaattaataaatatatatttttaattactttAGATGGATATTTTAATGTTACTTCTTTGCGAAATGTATTACATAAGAACAGAACAGTGAAACTTTATGCAGTGTGTGAAAGAACTAaactctatatagcaccaaaaaaggttccaccatcatcattactgTATATGTTCTCCGGTAAAGCGTAGAACctataaaaaatatagaaagTGCTCATTAAAACAGGACCAGTTTAATCAGGTGATCTAAAAATCGACTGTCCAAAACACTGATAACATTTGGATGGgccaaaaacaaacagaaggaCAGAGCGATTACTGTAAGGCACAGACTGCAGCCCCGTCTCCAACAGAATACCAATAGGTCAGTCGGAGACTATCTGCCGCTGCTCAAATGGATGCTCTGTTGAAGATCTACATCATTTATGATATTTCCACATAACCCAGTATGACTCTACTGCTCCAGCTGCATCCATTAGAGCAGCTCTCCTCACAGGGCTGGGGGATATTGATCAAATTCCATATGATCGTCTTCATCagtatgttaatattaatgttagtGAGGTAATAAGCCTGTGCACTAAAGTGATGCTACAGCTGACCGGGTCCAACCCAAACCTGTTTACCTGTCAGCTGAGGTCTTATTAGCTCTGGTCTTATTATTTATggtttaaaatataattaaaaatcactgcagttaaaatatgataaaatataatgagATAATTAGATaatgagataaaaaaaatatgatattaaataattaataagattggagctgttctacagtggaggtgaagggaagcagacgtctgaagctctaataaactaaagctcctcacagaaagttcttcacctaatggtgatgaagacgctgcctgatgcctgagacactgttctaccagagttctgagaagagttcggctctagaacctgcttttagaaccagatcattaaaatggtggagggatacatgctgcagggtgtagtgcggctacagaaagtagtccctaaagagtcCCTGAGTGAGTAGTCCCTCACCTGTTTCTTGAGCTCCTCCACCCTCTTCCTCAGCAAAGCGTTCTCCTCCTCAAGGAGGCGGTACTCCAGCGGCCGGGTGGTCAGGGTGGCCTGCACCCCCAGGTCATAGTGACCTCCACCTGCACCGTCAACCAATCGCAGTCCTTCCAATCGCCTTCTCTTCAGCTGGAGAGTAGTGTGGTCCACAGGGGCCTCCAGCGGCCCAGCCTCGAACAGCCCGTTCTCAAACAGCGGGTCGTAAACCGAACAGGGACCCCTGTCGTAGCGCCGCTGTCCCACAGCCCCTATGGCCAGACAGCTGCCCATGGAGCCCCCTCCTCCGCCGCCGCACAGCCCCTGTTCTCTGCAGCCTCCCAGGTTGGGGCTCCCTATCCCCATCAGGTTCCCTCCGCCACCCCCGACCAGTCCGGAAATCCCACCACAGGCCCCGCCGCCACCTCCAAcaccgccgccgccgccaccacctcctactcccccaccgcCGGCATTCACCATCCCGCTCACCCCACCGGCGACACCCATCATGCCCCCCATGCCGACCCGAGACGCCTCGAGTTCATGGTCTTTCCGCACGTGCCGAAACTTGCACTTGTTGCCCCGCTGGCACTCCCCCTTCAGGTAGTCCCTGCAGATGGGGGCCTCCCCCCGGTTCTGCGGGAGGTCCGTAGGCGACAGGCCCAAGCCCGCGGCCACTTTCCACCGCAGCCACAGGGGCAGCTCGCCCGTCTTCTTGTAGTAGTCCTCGTCCTCCTTGGAGCCGTGGACGAAGCGGCAGTTGGCGCGCACGCACTCCTTGTTCTGGTGATCGTGGCAGAAGATGAACTCGTTCTTCTGCACGCCCAGATCCGGCACCTCGTTGAAGTCCGGGTGGCGGAACCGGCACCGCTTGCCACGCTTGCACACATTGCGCAAGAAGTCCCGGCACACGCCGTCTAACGCCAGGCCGGCGCCGAAGCCCCCGCCGGCTCCCCCACAGTTATGCCCGTTGCCCAGGGCCCCGCCGCATCCCATGGCCCCAGACCCGCCGCCACCCCCACCGCAGCCGGCCGTGCTTCCGCCGACGCCCCCTCTGCCCTCTCCGCCTCCAGGCAACCCCGAGCCGGCTCCTCCGTCCTCCCCCACTACCCCTGAACCCACCCCTGCCCCGCTGCTGCCTCCGCCGCCACCTGCCAGGTAGGCGCTATCCCGGTCAGGCATGGCGCTCAGCGCAGCCGAGAAGGAATCCTGCGTTCATGTGTGGGCCAGGAAGTCGCCTGAGTGACGGATCAGTCTCTGCGCACCTGCGAAGACCGAAAAGCAAACACACCATGAACACACCTATACACTAcaaaaattgacaaaagtatttggacaccggCTTATTCACAGTTTCTTAActagctgatcctgcttttattgaagtaactgtctcccctgcccagggaggaaggctttctactagattttggaggaacactgctgtgaggatttgattgattgcattcagtgaggtcgggatgttggatgatcaccatcccaccaccTCAgcctcagcatcagcatcagcatcatcagcatccccaactcctcccaaaaatactggatgtaGCTGAATGaggtcattagaaggggtgtccacaaacatttgcccAGTAAGCTCGCGCGGGGCACCTGTCCTTATgtggctagcaggctaaactTGAACTTCTTATACTGTGTTGAATTTATCCACATATTTGTTAGGTCTAATTTAGCTAGTTAACCAGTATTAGTGAGAAGTATTTTAGTAGATaagcattaaaaaacaaacattaaataaacgACTGGCGAGGGATGTGGTAGATcgctagctaggtggctagcgctagctagcttcCGTTGATCACTGACGATAAACACGACCaccaaaatatatttttaaaaaatagtaattacataaatagtgattctAGCTCGCTACGTAATACTTAAATGTCCTAAAATTGTGATTAACTTATTAATCTTAGCCATTTAAGGCTGTATTTGACTTGTCAttcgaattgtccgttccaccttaaattctgCAGCTAGTTACATTCAGGCGCCTCGGGCGCCTGAATGTAACTAGCTGcagaatttaaggtggaacggacaattcgaaCAAGCGCCGTTTTAGCAAGGAATAATTAGCTACCGAGCTAACTAACTTATCAAATCGGTGCAAACGATCAACTGGCGACTTACCAACCGTCCAAAACCAGCTGTACCCCCCACTTAAAAGCA from Salminus brasiliensis chromosome 7, fSalBra1.hap2, whole genome shotgun sequence encodes:
- the zc3h10 gene encoding zinc finger CCCH domain-containing protein 10; translation: MPDRDSAYLAGGGGGSSGAGVGSGVVGEDGGAGSGLPGGGEGRGGVGGSTAGCGGGGGGSGAMGCGGALGNGHNCGGAGGGFGAGLALDGVCRDFLRNVCKRGKRCRFRHPDFNEVPDLGVQKNEFIFCHDHQNKECVRANCRFVHGSKEDEDYYKKTGELPLWLRWKVAAGLGLSPTDLPQNRGEAPICRDYLKGECQRGNKCKFRHVRKDHELEASRVGMGGMMGVAGGVSGMVNAGGGGVGGGGGGGGVGGGGGACGGISGLVGGGGGNLMGIGSPNLGGCREQGLCGGGGGGSMGSCLAIGAVGQRRYDRGPCSVYDPLFENGLFEAGPLEAPVDHTTLQLKRRRLEGLRLVDGAGGGHYDLGVQATLTTRPLEYRLLEEENALLRKRVEELKKQVSNLIATNEVLLEQNAQFRSQAKVMTLSSTPTPAEQNLAPPVGSVSSYNHGIAQTHTTLSSAGLQPRPVTQQDLVAPTGAPTAPPSNAAPPTAPPPHLNPEIAPLSAALAQTIAQGMAPPVSMAPVAVSVAPVAVSMAQPMPGITMSHATTPMVSYPIASQSMRITTLPH